One Fusobacterium perfoetens ATCC 29250 genomic window, AAAAGAAAATGAAGTGTCTATGTATGTATGTGGACCTACAGTATATAATTATATTCATATAGGAAATGCTCGTCCTGCTATAGTATTTGATACAGTAAGAAGATATTTTGAATATAGAGGATATAAAGTAAAATATGTTCAAAACTTTACAGATGTAGACGATAAAATTATAAAAAGAGCTAATGAAGAGGGAGTAACTTCTAAAGAAATAGCTAGAAAATATATAGAAGCATACTTTGAAGATACAAAAAAAGTAAATCTTAAAGAAGAAGGAATGATAAGACCTAGAGCTACTGAATATATTGATGAAATGCAAGAAATTATCAAAAAACTTATTTCTGAAGGATATGCTTATGAAGCTGAAGGAGATGTATATTTTGAAGTAGAAAAAAATAAAGAGGGTTATGGTTGCCTTTCTCATCAAGATATTGGAAACTTAAAAGCAGGAGCTAGAATAGAAGTTAATGATATTAAAAAATCTCCTCTTGACTTTGCTTTATGGAAAAAAGCAAAAGAGGGAGAACCAAGTTGGGATTCACCTTGGGGAAAAGGAAGACCTGGTTGGCATATAGAATGTTCTGCTATGTCTAGTAAACTTTTAGGAGATGTATTTGATATTCATGGTGGAGGACAAGATTTAATATTCCCACATCATGAAAATGAAATAGCTCAATCAAGATGTAGCTCTCATCAAGAATATGCTAGATATTGGATGCACAATGGATATATCAATGTTAATGGAGAAAAAATGTCAAAATCTCTAGGAAACTTCTTCTTACTAAGAGAAGTATTAGAGCATTTTGAAGGAAGAGTTATAAGATTCTTTGTACTTGGAGCTCACTATAGAAAACCAATAGATTTTTCTAATAATGAATTAGAACAAGCTAAATCAGGATTAGAAAGAATAGATAATGCTGTAGAAAGATTAAGAGAAAAAATAAAATCAGGAGCTATAGATGGTGGAGATAACTTAGAGGGATTAAAATCATTTGTAGAAGAAACTGAAAAGAAATTTATAGAAGCTATGGATGATGATTTTAATACAGCTCAAGGAATAGGAGCTATATTTGAGTTAGTAAAAGAGATAAATAAATATGTAGATGTTGAAAAAGTATCTCAAGAAGGAATTAAAAACTTAGAACTTGCTGAAAAATATATAGAAAATATAATGGAAGAAGTTTTAGGAGTAACTTTAAAAACTCAAGAAAATATAGGAAACTTAACAACAGATTTAGTAGAATTCTTATTAGAAATTAGAAGAAAAGCAAGAGCTGAAAAGAATTGGGCTCTATCTGATGAAATAAGAGATAGACTTGGAGAAATGGGAATAAAAATAAAAGATGGAAAGGATAAAACAACATGGTCTCTATAAATTTAAAGGAGACTAATGGTCTAGTATTAGCTTACTTAGGTGACTCTGTATGGGAAACCTATGTAAGAGAACACTTTGTATTAAAAGGTTTTAATCTTAGAAATCTAAATAATAATGTAGTAAAACATGTAAATGCAAAAGCTCAAAGTGAAATTTTAAAAAAAATTTTACCAGAAGTAGATGAAAAATATCTTCAGATTATAAGTAAAGCAAAAAATGGAAATATAAAATCATTTCCACAAACTTGTACTATGATGGAATATAGAGAAGCCACAGGTTTTGAAGCTTATATAGCAGCTTTGTATATAGATGGAGAAATTGAAAAAATAAAAGAGATTATAAAAAATAATATAGGTTAGGTAATTAAAATGTTTAAAGATATAATATCTAACGAAGAAGCAAAAACTTTTTTAATTAATGAGTTAAAAAATAGAAAAGAAGAGGGAACTTATATTTTTTATGGAGAAGATAGAGAACTTCTTATGAAATTTGCTCTTGGATTTTCTAAGGCTTTAACTTGTAAAGAGTTGGAGTTTGATTTTTGTGATAAATGTGAAAGTTGTCTAAGAATGAATAGTTTAACTCATGGAGATTTAGAAATATTTGAAGATGAAAATGGAGTAAAAATAGAAGATATCAGAGAAATTGGACGGATTGCTTCAAGTACTACTTATGAGGGTGGTAATAGAATTTTTATAATTAAAGATTCTGAAAAATTAAAAAAGGAATCCTCTAATGCTCTATTAAAAATAATCGAAGAGCCAGAAAAAGGAAACTTTTTTATTTTACTTTCAAAAAATTTAGATTTATTACCTACTATAAAATCAAGAGCTACTATTTTAAAAATAAAAAATAGGAATCCAGAAGAATTAGGTGTAAGTTTAGATGAATATAAATTCTTTTTAGGAAAAGGACAAGAAATTGAAAAGTATCTTAAATATAATATAGATATTCAAAGTGGATTTTCTTATGAGAAGTTAGGAGAAAGTATTTCTAATTATTTAAAATTAAAGAAAGAATTTTTAGAAACTAAAAATTTAGAATTAGATAAAGAAATTTTAGAAAATAAGATAAAAATTTATAAAGGTTTAATAAATCTTTATAAAAATATAGATTATATAGATGTAGCTGAAAGACTTAGTTTAGGTGAGGAAATAGCTATTTCTTGTAATAATGATAAGAATATATCTTTAGAGATTTGTGATTATATTTGTCATTTTATAAAAGATTTTGATAAATTAGAAAAAATCATGGAAATAAAAAATAAAATCAAAGGAAATGTAAATTTAAAATTATTATTTAGAGTACTTCTACTAGAGTTATAAAAAATTCATAAAAACATAATAGTTATAATTTGAACAAACATCAAAAGTTCTAAAAGTGAAATTATGTAATAAAACTATATAAAAAAATATACAAAAAAAGAAAATTCAAAAAAAGTATTTACAAATATAAGAAAATGAGGTATAAAGTTAGCATAACGGGGATTAATTATGACAATTAAAAAACTTCAGATATAGGAGGATATTTATTATGAAAAAATTAGCATTATTATTAGCAGCATTATCAGTTGCATCAGTTTCT contains:
- the cysS gene encoding cysteine--tRNA ligase encodes the protein MIKIYNTMTRKVEEFIPVKENEVSMYVCGPTVYNYIHIGNARPAIVFDTVRRYFEYRGYKVKYVQNFTDVDDKIIKRANEEGVTSKEIARKYIEAYFEDTKKVNLKEEGMIRPRATEYIDEMQEIIKKLISEGYAYEAEGDVYFEVEKNKEGYGCLSHQDIGNLKAGARIEVNDIKKSPLDFALWKKAKEGEPSWDSPWGKGRPGWHIECSAMSSKLLGDVFDIHGGGQDLIFPHHENEIAQSRCSSHQEYARYWMHNGYINVNGEKMSKSLGNFFLLREVLEHFEGRVIRFFVLGAHYRKPIDFSNNELEQAKSGLERIDNAVERLREKIKSGAIDGGDNLEGLKSFVEETEKKFIEAMDDDFNTAQGIGAIFELVKEINKYVDVEKVSQEGIKNLELAEKYIENIMEEVLGVTLKTQENIGNLTTDLVEFLLEIRRKARAEKNWALSDEIRDRLGEMGIKIKDGKDKTTWSL
- a CDS encoding ribonuclease III domain-containing protein, which produces MVSINLKETNGLVLAYLGDSVWETYVREHFVLKGFNLRNLNNNVVKHVNAKAQSEILKKILPEVDEKYLQIISKAKNGNIKSFPQTCTMMEYREATGFEAYIAALYIDGEIEKIKEIIKNNIG